The Populus trichocarpa isolate Nisqually-1 chromosome 2, P.trichocarpa_v4.1, whole genome shotgun sequence genome has a window encoding:
- the LOC18096418 gene encoding peptide chain release factor 1, mitochondrial isoform X2 — MMAECPEDKDVLDMANEELIRAMEEEKRLQNLLLKSLLPKDDADERDYILEVGAGTGGEEASLFAMDIFKMRERFSQKNDWKFEAVDIMESDLKGYKEASAAISGADVFGKLKFESGIHRVQ; from the exons ATGATGGCTGAATGCCCAGAAGATAAAGACGTGCTTGATATGGCAAACGAGGAATTGATTCGAGCCatggaagaagagaaaagactGCAGAATTTGTTGCTGAAGTCATTACTTCCCAAGGATGATGCTGATGAGAGGGACTACATTTTGGAGGTGGGAGCAG GAACTGGAGGGGAAGAGGCTTCTTTATTTGCGATGGATATATTCAAGAT GCGTGAGAGATTCTCGCAGAAGAATGATTGGAAATTTGAAGCGGTTGATATAATGGAGTCTGATTTGAAAGGATACAAG GAAGCTAGTGCGGCAATCTCAGGAGCTGATGTTTTTGGGAAACTCAAATTTGAGAGTGGAATTCACAGAGTTCAG TGA
- the LOC7481438 gene encoding protein RADIALIS-like 4 isoform X2: protein MDDLPKVLYGWSWEENKLFEMALAVVDEEDPDRWKVVAAMVGGRKSEEDVQKHYVILLEDLQGIESGKLDHTLVGEAQPCVQVDCSQSVCWTDEDHKLLIRLDID from the exons ATGGATGATTTACCAAAAGTTTTGTATGGGTGGAGCTGGGAAGAAAACAAGCTGTTTGAGATGGCTTTGGCTGTGGTTGATGAAGAAGACCCAGATAGATGGAAGGTGGTTGCAGCCATGGTTGGAGGGAGGAAGAGTGAAGAGGATGTGCAAAAACATTATGTGATCCTTTTAGAGGATTTGCAGGGTATAGAGTCTGGTAAATTGGATCACACACTTGTTGGAGAAGCCCAGCCTTGTGTTCAAGTTGACTGCTCTCAATCTGTATGTTGGACAGATGAAGATCACAA GTTGCTGATACGACTGGACATAGATTGA
- the LOC18096418 gene encoding peptide chain release factor 1, mitochondrial isoform X1, with protein sequence MMAECPEDKDVLDMANEELIRAMEEEKRLQNLLLKSLLPKDDADERDYILEVGAGTGGEEASLFAMDIFKMRERFSQKNDWKFEAVDIMESDLKGYKEASAAISGADVFGKLKFESGIHRVQRVPVTEKSGCVHMSAVSFAILPQADEMLNSVNDIQKYVIRKILKIHHLRVLC encoded by the exons ATGATGGCTGAATGCCCAGAAGATAAAGACGTGCTTGATATGGCAAACGAGGAATTGATTCGAGCCatggaagaagagaaaagactGCAGAATTTGTTGCTGAAGTCATTACTTCCCAAGGATGATGCTGATGAGAGGGACTACATTTTGGAGGTGGGAGCAG GAACTGGAGGGGAAGAGGCTTCTTTATTTGCGATGGATATATTCAAGAT GCGTGAGAGATTCTCGCAGAAGAATGATTGGAAATTTGAAGCGGTTGATATAATGGAGTCTGATTTGAAAGGATACAAG GAAGCTAGTGCGGCAATCTCAGGAGCTGATGTTTTTGGGAAACTCAAATTTGAGAGTGGAATTCACAGAGTTCAG CGTGTTCCAGTGACAGAGAAATCGGGGTGTGTTCACATGAGTGCTGTGTCTTTTGCTATCCTTCCTCAAGCTGATGAGATGCTAAACTCTGTAAATGATATCCAGAAATATGTTATCAGGAAGATTCTGAAAATTCATCACTTGAGGGTTTTGTGTTAG
- the LOC7481439 gene encoding uncharacterized protein LOC7481439: MSNPIVICQSGGKFTTASDGSLSYVGGDAHAISVSRETKFDDLRSEMADMWKYGADSMTVKYFLPNNMRTLITISSDKDLQRFLDFHGNSVTVDVFVIKNENSTALASVMPSTTGALITTPRKRASKKRLVQQETPLNVTPVAAAPAPAPAFLASAPASENAGRFNTLAAAAGEIESVGQLKRVKLWENCITGLHQQFNNVREVRDALRKYSIAQGFTVKFKKNDSMRVSVKCSVDGCPWRIFASRLSTTHLFRIKRLNEIHTCGAGTGTDSHPRASKKVVEGIVKEKLHDSPNVKPKEIANQIQQEFGIELRYSQVRRWMEAATEEIQGSYREAYNQLPWLCEKIVETNPGTAVSLNTREDLGFHRLFVAFHASLHGFQSGCRPLLFLDTMSLQSKYQSELLTAAAVDGNYGIFPVAFAIVDVVNGDNWHWFLVQLKSALPTLQPITFVADRQMALGQSISVVFENSYHAYCLRYLAEELKRDLKGPCIHEIIGVIVGHLYDAAYAPTLDAFRKCIESIKSISPEAYEWILQSEPVHWANSFFEGARYNHITSGIAESFYSWLTELTALPVTKIIDTIRHKLMELIYTRKVDSDQWITRLTPSVEDKLQKEILKAQSLQVMFSPSNTFEVQDFLGAVNVVNIDAWDCSCREWQLNGFPCSHAVAVLQHIGRDVYDYCSKFYTTEAYRLTYSESIKPVPTVDKPAPQELSEVQVLPSPLRRISGSPKKRRIRSRGVVKRPLHCSRCKGEGHNKVSCTVAY, translated from the exons ATGAGTAACCCTATTGTGATATGTCAATCTGGTGGGAAGTTTACCACTGCTAGTGATGGTTCCTTGTCATATGTTGGTGGAGATGCCCATGCTATTAGTGTAAGTCGTGAGACTAAATTTGATGATTTGAGGTCGGAGATGGCTGATATGTGGAAGTATGGAGCTGATTCAATGACCGTCAAGTACTTTCTGCCCAATAACATGCGGACTCTGATCACGATTTCAAGTGACAAAGACCTTCAACGATTCCTTGATTTTCATGGAAACTCGGTGACTGTGGATGTTTTTGTCATTAAGAATGAGAACTCAACAGCTTTAGCCTCAGTTATGCCTAGTACAACTGGAGCCCTGATTACAACTCCACGTAAAAG GGCCAGCAAGAAGAGATTGGTCCAACAAGAGACCCCTCTCAATGTTACGCCTGTTGCTGCCGCTCCCGCTCCCGCTCCTGCTTTTCTTGCTTCTGCTCCTGCTTCTGAGAATGCTGGGCGATTCAACACCTTGGCTGCAGCTGCTGGTGAAATTGAGAGTGTTGGACAGCTGAAACGTGTTAAGTTATGGGAGAATTGCATAACTGGTCTTCACCAGCAGTTTAATAATGTCCGTGAAGTCCGTGATGCTTTACGCAAGTATTCCATTGCTCAGGGATTCACAGtcaagtttaagaaaaatgatAGTATGCGTGTAAGTGTCAAGTGTAGTGTTGATGGCTGCCCTTGGAGGATTTTTGCATCAAGGTTGTCTACCACACACTTATTCCGAATTAAGAGGCTGAATGAAATACATACATGTGGAGCTGGTACTGGTACAGATAGTCATCCTCGAGCCTCAAAGAAAGTAGTGGAAGGTATTGTCAAAGAAAAGTTGCATGATAGTCCTAATGTCAAACCCAAGGAAATTGCTAATCAAATTCAGCAGGAATTTGGAATTGAATTGAGATATTCACAGGTTCGACGTTGGATGGAGGCTGCCACAGAGGAGATTCAGGGTTCATACAGAGAGGCCTACAATCAATTACCATGGTTGTGCGAGAAGATTGTAGAGACAAATCCGGGTACTGCTGTCTCTCTTAACACCAGGGAGGACCTGGGTTTTCATCGTCTATTTGTTGCCTTTCATGCTTCACTACATGGTTTTCAGAGTGGTTGTCGCCCGTTGCTTTTCCTTGATACTATGAGCCTGCAATCAAAATATCAGTCAGAATTGCTGACTGCAGCAGCAGTGGATGGAAATTATGGTATTTTCCCTGTTGCTTTTGCTATTGTGGATGTGGTGAATGGTGATAACTGGCATTGGTTTTTGGTACAGTTGAAATCTGCACTTCCGACACTTCAGCCAATAACATTTGTGGCAGATAGACAGATGGCACTAGGACAGTCAATTTCTGTGGTTTTTGAGAATTCTTACCATGCTTATTGCCTTCGCTATCTGGCAGAAGAGTTGAAGAGGGATCTTAAGGGTCCATGCATTCATGAAATTATTGGTGTCATCGTTGGACATCTTTACGATGCTGCATATGCTCCTACACTTGATGCATTTAGAAAGTGCATCGAAAGCATCAAGAGTATTTCACCTGAAGCTTATGAATGGATTTTGCAAAGTGAGCCCGTGCACTGGGCAAACTCCTTTTTCGAAGGTGCAAGGTACAACCATATAACATCAGGCATTGCTGAGTCATTTTATAGTTGGTTAACTGAGCTCACGGCATTACCAGTAACGAAGATTATTGATACGATTCGCCATAAATTGATGGAGCTAATTTACACTCGAAAGGTGGATTCAGATCAGTGGATTACAAGATTAACTCCATCTGTGGAGGATAAATTGCAGAAAGAGATTCTCAAGGCACAGTCGCTTCAAGTTATGTTTTCACCCAGTAACACTTTTGAGGTGCAAGATTTTTTGGGTGCAGTTAATGTTGTTAACATAGATGCCTGGGACTGCAGTTGCAGGGAATGGCAACTTAATGGTTTCCCGTGTTCGCATGCTGTGGCAGTGCTTCAACACATTGGTAGGGATGTATATGATTACTGCTCCAAATTTTATACAACTGAAGCTTATCGCTTAACATATTCTGAATCAATAAAGCCTGTTCCAACAGTGGATAAGCCTGCACCTCAAGAATTGTCAGAGGTTCAGGTACTTCCTTCCCCTCTTCGTCGAATCTCTGGCTCTCCCAAAAAGAGAAGAATTCGGTCAAGAGGAGTGGTTAAAAGGCCACTGCATTGCAGCAGGTGCAAAGGAGAAGGCCACAATAAAGTATCATGCACTGTGGCCTATTAG
- the LOC7481438 gene encoding protein RADIALIS-like 3 isoform X1, whose product MDDLPKVLYGWSWEENKLFEMALAVVDEEDPDRWKVVAAMVGGRKSEEDVQKHYVILLEDLQGIESGKLDHTLVGEAQPCVQVDCSQSVCWTDEDHKSLRKQCPNRASQFLPKNASGC is encoded by the exons ATGGATGATTTACCAAAAGTTTTGTATGGGTGGAGCTGGGAAGAAAACAAGCTGTTTGAGATGGCTTTGGCTGTGGTTGATGAAGAAGACCCAGATAGATGGAAGGTGGTTGCAGCCATGGTTGGAGGGAGGAAGAGTGAAGAGGATGTGCAAAAACATTATGTGATCCTTTTAGAGGATTTGCAGGGTATAGAGTCTGGTAAATTGGATCACACACTTGTTGGAGAAGCCCAGCCTTGTGTTCAAGTTGACTGCTCTCAATCTGTATGTTGGACAGATGAAGATCACAA GTCATTGAGAAAACAGTGTCCCAATAGGGCCAGCCAATTCCTCCCGAAAAATGCATCAG GTTGCTGA